One segment of Streptomyces sp. NBC_00576 DNA contains the following:
- the recQ gene encoding DNA helicase RecQ, whose protein sequence is MGGSGVMTVAGAGPGASAVTGLTGAQDSEALATLNRVFGYDSFRGEQAAVIDHVVTGGDAVVLMPTGGGKSLCYQIPSLVRPGTGIVVSPLIALMQDQVDALRALGVRAGFMNSTQDFGERRTVEAEFLAGELDLLYLAPERLRLESTLDLLSRGKIAVFAIDEAHCVSQWGHDFRPDYLALSLLGERWPDVPRIALTATATHATHQEITQRLGMPDARHFVASFDRPNIQYRIVPKADPKKQLLSFLKEEHAGDAGIVYCLSRNSVERTAEFLSANGVEAVPYHAGLDAGTRAAHQSRFLREDGLVVVATIAFGMGIDKPDVRFVAHFDLPKSVEGYYQETGRAGRDGLPSTAWMAYGLNDVIQQRKLIQGGDGDEAHQRRSAAHLDAMLALCETVQCRRSQLLAYFGQDPEPGGCGNCDTCLVPPDTWDGTVAAQKVLSTVWRLERERRQKFGAVQIVDILLGRRTAKVIQFDHDQLSVFGIGEELAEGEWRGVVRQMLAQGLLAVEGEYGTLVLTEESGSVLRRERDVPMRKEPKKAATSRSAGGGGRGERKAKAAVAELPTELQPAFEALRTWRGEQAREQGVPAYVIFHDATLREIVSVWPGSVAELGGISGVGEKKLATYGEGVLKALAALGEAPVSGTAAGPGPTGGDSGGTEPGPGSGQMGPDDWPEMEPEPEDWM, encoded by the coding sequence ATGGGCGGGTCGGGAGTGATGACGGTAGCGGGCGCGGGGCCGGGCGCGAGCGCGGTGACCGGATTGACCGGGGCGCAGGACAGCGAGGCGCTGGCCACGCTGAACCGGGTCTTCGGGTACGACTCCTTCCGCGGCGAGCAGGCGGCGGTCATCGACCATGTGGTGACGGGTGGCGACGCCGTCGTCCTTATGCCGACCGGTGGCGGAAAATCGCTCTGCTACCAGATTCCGTCCCTGGTCAGACCCGGTACGGGGATCGTGGTCTCGCCGCTCATCGCGTTGATGCAGGACCAGGTGGACGCACTGCGGGCGCTCGGTGTGCGGGCCGGGTTCATGAACTCCACGCAGGATTTCGGCGAGCGGCGGACGGTGGAGGCCGAGTTCCTCGCCGGTGAGCTGGACCTCCTGTATCTGGCTCCGGAGCGGCTGCGTCTGGAGTCGACCCTGGATCTGCTCTCGCGCGGGAAGATCGCTGTTTTCGCCATCGACGAGGCGCACTGCGTCTCGCAGTGGGGGCACGACTTCCGGCCCGACTACCTGGCGCTGTCGCTGCTGGGCGAGCGCTGGCCCGACGTCCCACGGATCGCGCTCACGGCGACGGCCACGCACGCGACGCACCAGGAGATCACCCAGCGGCTGGGCATGCCGGATGCCCGTCACTTCGTCGCGAGCTTCGACCGGCCCAACATCCAGTACCGGATCGTGCCCAAGGCGGACCCCAAGAAGCAGCTGCTGTCCTTCCTGAAGGAGGAGCACGCGGGCGACGCCGGCATCGTCTACTGCCTCTCGCGCAACTCCGTGGAGCGCACGGCGGAGTTCCTGTCCGCCAACGGCGTGGAGGCGGTGCCGTACCACGCGGGGCTGGACGCTGGCACGCGTGCGGCGCACCAGTCGCGCTTCCTGCGGGAGGACGGTCTCGTCGTCGTGGCGACCATCGCCTTCGGGATGGGAATCGACAAGCCCGACGTCCGGTTCGTCGCCCACTTCGATCTGCCCAAGTCCGTCGAGGGCTACTACCAGGAGACAGGCCGCGCGGGGCGCGACGGACTGCCGTCCACGGCCTGGATGGCGTACGGACTGAACGACGTCATACAGCAACGGAAACTGATTCAGGGCGGGGACGGCGACGAGGCGCACCAGCGCCGCTCCGCCGCACACCTCGACGCGATGCTGGCACTGTGCGAGACGGTCCAGTGCCGACGCAGCCAGCTGCTCGCCTACTTCGGACAGGACCCGGAGCCGGGCGGTTGCGGCAACTGCGACACGTGCCTGGTCCCGCCGGACACCTGGGACGGCACCGTCGCCGCACAGAAGGTGCTGTCGACGGTGTGGCGGCTGGAGCGCGAGCGGCGGCAGAAGTTCGGCGCGGTTCAGATCGTGGACATTCTGCTGGGCCGACGGACCGCGAAGGTGATCCAGTTCGACCACGACCAGCTCTCCGTGTTCGGCATCGGGGAGGAGCTGGCGGAGGGCGAATGGCGCGGTGTCGTACGGCAGATGCTGGCGCAGGGGCTCCTCGCGGTCGAGGGGGAGTACGGGACTCTGGTGCTGACCGAGGAGAGCGGGTCGGTGCTACGGCGCGAGCGGGACGTGCCGATGCGGAAGGAACCGAAGAAGGCCGCGACCTCGCGGTCGGCCGGTGGCGGCGGCCGGGGCGAGCGGAAGGCGAAGGCAGCCGTGGCCGAGTTGCCCACGGAACTGCAGCCGGCGTTCGAGGCACTGCGGACCTGGCGTGGTGAACAGGCCCGTGAGCAGGGAGTTCCGGCGTACGTCATCTTCCATGACGCCACCCTCAGGGAGATCGTCAGCGTCTGGCCCGGGTCGGTGGCGGAGCTGGGCGGAATCAGCGGAGTGGGCGAGAAGAAGCTCGCCACATACGGGGAGGGCGTGCTGAAGGCGCTTGCTGCGCTGGGCGAGGCGCCGGTGTCCGGGACCGCGGCCGGGCCCGGCCCCACGGGCGGCGACAGCGGCGGTACGGAGCCCGGGCCGGGGTCCGGCCAGATGGGGCCGGACGACTGGCCCGAGATGGAGCCCGAGCCGGAGGACTGGATGTAG
- the fahA gene encoding fumarylacetoacetase produces MPPFDVPEGDPFGPHNLPYGVFTPAGSTDRRVGVRLGDHVLDAGAAAAALHSPYVSVLARPTLNPLLAAGRTTWSDIRRALTAWVTVPSHQETIAPLLHPLSSVTLHLPFEVADYVDFYASENHARNVGQIFRPDAADSLTPNWKHLPIGYHGRSGTVVVSGTEVVRPSGQRKAPTDPAPLFGPSVRLDIEAEVGFVVGAPSPMGSTVALSAFRDHVFGLCLLNDWSARDIQAWEYVPLGPFLGKSFATSVSAWITPLDALEDARVPPPARTHPLLPYLDDAEEEPGGYDLRISVAVNGHTISEPPFSTMYWTAAQQLAHMTVNGASLRTGDLYGSGTVSGPTERERGSLLELTWNGTAPIDLPAGKRTFLEDDDEVTLTAWAPGPGGTRVGLGEVTGRITPPS; encoded by the coding sequence ATGCCCCCCTTCGATGTCCCCGAGGGCGACCCCTTCGGGCCGCACAACCTCCCGTACGGCGTGTTCACCCCGGCCGGCTCCACGGACCGCAGGGTCGGTGTCCGTCTCGGTGACCATGTCCTGGACGCGGGCGCCGCAGCCGCCGCACTCCACTCCCCCTACGTCTCCGTGCTGGCCCGTCCGACGCTCAACCCCCTTCTCGCCGCGGGCCGCACGACCTGGTCCGACATCAGGCGCGCCCTCACCGCCTGGGTCACCGTCCCGTCCCACCAGGAGACCATCGCCCCGCTCCTGCACCCCCTGTCCTCGGTGACACTGCACCTCCCCTTCGAGGTCGCGGACTACGTCGACTTCTACGCCTCCGAGAATCACGCCCGGAACGTGGGCCAGATCTTCCGCCCCGACGCCGCGGACTCCCTGACCCCCAACTGGAAGCATCTGCCGATCGGTTACCACGGCCGCTCGGGCACGGTCGTGGTCTCCGGCACGGAGGTCGTACGTCCGTCAGGTCAGCGCAAGGCCCCCACCGACCCGGCCCCGCTCTTCGGCCCGTCGGTCCGCCTGGACATCGAGGCGGAGGTCGGCTTCGTGGTGGGCGCACCGTCGCCCATGGGCAGCACCGTCGCCCTGTCGGCCTTCCGGGACCATGTCTTCGGCCTCTGCCTCCTGAACGACTGGTCCGCCCGCGACATCCAGGCCTGGGAGTACGTCCCTCTGGGCCCGTTCCTCGGGAAGTCCTTCGCCACGTCCGTCTCGGCGTGGATCACCCCGCTGGACGCCCTGGAGGATGCCCGGGTTCCGCCGCCTGCCCGCACCCACCCCCTGCTTCCCTACCTCGACGACGCCGAGGAGGAACCCGGTGGCTACGACCTCCGTATCTCCGTCGCCGTGAACGGCCACACCATCTCCGAGCCCCCCTTCTCCACCATGTACTGGACGGCCGCCCAGCAACTCGCCCATATGACGGTCAACGGCGCCTCCCTGCGCACCGGCGACCTGTACGGCTCGGGCACGGTCAGCGGCCCCACCGAACGAGAACGCGGCTCCCTCCTCGAACTCACCTGGAACGGCACCGCCCCCATCGACCTCCCCGCCGGCAAGCGAACCTTCCTGGAGGACGACGACGAGGTCACCCTCACCGCCTGGGCCCCGGGTCCGGGCGGCACCCGCGTAGGCCTGGGCGAGGTGACGGGCAGAATCACTCCGCCGAGCTGA
- a CDS encoding carboxylate--amine ligase: protein MPFSADHAVPALIVKFGDYPLHHGGVGAIRSLGRLGVPMYAITEDPYTPAASSRYLRRAFVWPTTGTEEPDRLVEGLLRIGKRIGCPAVLVPTDEEAAVLIAERQEELGGAFLFPRVEAGLPRRLASKQGLHELCVEYGIPTPAAAFPQSYDDIERFAQTARFPVVAKNREAFVRRARPVVNGTTRIASREALLSLASDWGECPGVILQEYLPREEAEDWIVHAYFDADSNPRALFTGVKVRSWPPHAGMTANAYVVDNPELADLAARFIKQIGFTGIIDLDLRFDRRDGQYKLLDFNPRMGAQFRLFESESGVDVVRAMHLDLTGRTVPEGEQRAGHRYIVENIDLPALLAYRRSGYTTPHAPTRASGTELAWLAGDDPLPFLTMLARFVRPGAKHLYQLWRTSRRGGGGR from the coding sequence GTGCCGTTTTCGGCCGACCATGCCGTGCCGGCGCTGATCGTGAAGTTCGGTGACTATCCGCTGCACCATGGAGGCGTCGGGGCCATCCGCAGCCTGGGGCGGCTGGGCGTTCCGATGTATGCGATCACCGAAGACCCTTACACGCCGGCGGCCTCGTCGCGCTATCTGCGGCGCGCGTTCGTCTGGCCGACCACCGGGACCGAGGAACCGGACCGGCTTGTCGAGGGGTTACTGCGGATCGGGAAGCGGATCGGGTGCCCCGCTGTCCTCGTTCCCACTGACGAGGAGGCGGCTGTACTCATCGCCGAGCGGCAGGAGGAGCTCGGGGGCGCGTTTCTCTTTCCGCGCGTTGAGGCGGGGCTGCCCCGTCGGCTCGCCAGCAAGCAGGGGCTGCACGAGTTGTGCGTGGAGTACGGCATACCGACTCCCGCCGCCGCCTTTCCGCAGTCGTACGACGACATCGAGCGGTTCGCGCAGACGGCCCGGTTCCCGGTGGTGGCCAAGAACCGGGAGGCGTTCGTGCGGCGAGCGCGGCCCGTCGTCAACGGCACTACGCGCATTGCGAGTCGGGAGGCGCTGCTGTCCCTGGCAAGCGACTGGGGTGAGTGTCCCGGCGTGATCCTTCAGGAGTACCTGCCCCGGGAAGAGGCCGAGGACTGGATCGTGCACGCCTACTTCGACGCGGACTCGAATCCGCGCGCGTTGTTCACGGGTGTGAAGGTCCGTTCCTGGCCGCCGCACGCCGGAATGACGGCAAATGCATATGTCGTCGACAATCCGGAACTTGCGGACCTCGCCGCACGTTTCATCAAACAGATCGGCTTCACCGGAATCATCGACCTCGACCTGCGCTTCGACCGGCGCGACGGACAGTACAAACTCCTCGACTTCAACCCACGGATGGGCGCCCAGTTCCGGCTCTTCGAGAGCGAGTCGGGAGTGGACGTCGTCCGGGCCATGCATCTCGATCTGACCGGGCGCACCGTTCCGGAGGGGGAACAGCGCGCCGGGCACCGGTACATCGTGGAGAACATCGACCTGCCCGCTCTCCTCGCCTACCGACGCAGCGGCTATACGACACCGCACGCGCCGACTCGGGCGAGCGGGACGGAACTGGCCTGGCTCGCGGGTGACGACCCGCTGCCGTTCCTCACGATGCTCGCCCGCTTCGTGCGGCCGGGCGCGAAGCACCTGTACCAGCTGTGGCGGACCAGCCGTCGTGGCGGTGGCGGTCGCTGA
- a CDS encoding FAD-dependent oxidoreductase: protein MNHPVAVIGAGPFGLSTAAHLRARGIPVRVFGEPMVSWRDHMPAGMLLKSTPAASSIDAPQRGHTLVDYCDAAGVSRLVTDEDIIPVETFIAYGEWFQQRLVPELERVRVVSVDRRHKGTGHDGRNGHGSEGRSSRGSGGGGFELKLDSGELFTARAVVVATGLSGLAQLPPELSGAAPDGPSPTGPVSHSSQHHDLSRFAGRELIVVGAGQSALETAALAAEAGARVRVVSRGTGRVAFGAPPWHQPRLRPESPFGNAWSLWALTYYPHPYRYLPAQARHYLVRRVLGPLGAWWLRDRFEGKVQVSEVERIVRAGVTGGREAIGAAEAEGAKGAGGALEAKGSGSGTAFAAGQPVLTVRELDGRTRELSADHVIAATGYRVDIAAMDFLGHELRTELAVSRGTPRLGAGYVSSVPGLYFTGLSAAASYGPVMRFVCGTEFASPRLAGHLAAAHA, encoded by the coding sequence GTGAATCATCCAGTAGCGGTTATCGGCGCGGGACCGTTCGGTCTGTCCACCGCCGCGCATCTGCGGGCGCGGGGCATACCGGTGAGAGTGTTCGGCGAGCCCATGGTGAGCTGGCGGGACCACATGCCCGCCGGGATGCTCCTGAAGTCGACGCCGGCGGCCTCCAGCATCGATGCCCCGCAGCGTGGCCACACCCTCGTCGACTACTGCGACGCGGCGGGGGTGTCCCGGCTGGTCACGGACGAGGACATCATCCCGGTGGAGACCTTCATCGCGTACGGCGAGTGGTTCCAGCAGCGGCTGGTGCCCGAGTTGGAGCGGGTGCGGGTGGTGTCCGTGGACCGGCGGCACAAGGGCACAGGCCACGATGGCAGGAACGGTCACGGCAGCGAGGGCAGGAGCAGTCGCGGCAGCGGGGGTGGCGGATTCGAACTCAAGCTGGACTCGGGCGAGTTGTTCACCGCGCGGGCGGTAGTCGTGGCGACCGGGCTGTCGGGGCTCGCGCAACTGCCCCCGGAGCTGTCCGGCGCCGCGCCGGACGGCCCCTCGCCCACGGGACCGGTGTCGCACAGTTCGCAGCACCACGACCTGAGCCGGTTCGCGGGCAGGGAACTGATAGTCGTCGGTGCGGGCCAGTCCGCGCTGGAGACTGCGGCGCTGGCAGCGGAGGCGGGGGCGCGGGTACGAGTGGTGTCGCGGGGGACCGGCCGCGTCGCATTCGGTGCGCCGCCGTGGCACCAGCCCAGGCTGCGGCCCGAGTCGCCGTTCGGCAACGCATGGTCGCTGTGGGCCCTCACCTACTACCCGCATCCCTACCGCTACCTCCCGGCTCAGGCCCGCCACTACCTTGTCCGCCGGGTCCTCGGACCGCTCGGGGCGTGGTGGCTGCGCGACCGGTTCGAGGGGAAGGTGCAGGTGAGTGAGGTCGAGCGGATCGTCCGGGCGGGAGTCACGGGGGGTAGGGAGGCCATAGGAGCGGCTGAGGCGGAGGGTGCGAAGGGCGCAGGCGGTGCGTTGGAGGCGAAGGGTTCGGGGAGCGGGACGGCTTTCGCCGCTGGGCAGCCGGTGTTGACCGTGCGGGAACTCGACGGCCGTACACGGGAGTTGTCGGCCGACCATGTCATAGCCGCGACCGGCTACCGCGTCGACATCGCCGCGATGGACTTCCTCGGGCATGAGCTGCGTACGGAGCTGGCGGTGAGCCGGGGGACGCCGAGGCTCGGGGCCGGGTATGTGTCCTCCGTACCCGGGTTGTACTTCACGGGGTTGTCGGCGGCCGCTTCGTACGGGCCGGTGATGCGGTTCGTGTGCGGCACGGAGTTCGCGTCACCGCGGCTGGCGGGGCATCTGGCGGCGGCGCACGCGTAG